The DNA window ATAAAGGCTTTCAATAGCATATGGACAGGGAAAAACTCACATGCTTACATATATTAGGCTTACTTCATTTATATGTTAACACTAAGTCTTCAACAAAAACTCTTAAGTAAGAAACTTTATGCTGTGCAAATACAGAAATTGAATCATGATGAACAAAAAGATTCCAAAACTTCCCATTCTATAAATTTAATAATGACTCTCTGATGGCAGCTTGTAAAGGTGAATGTGAGTAGTTGTGCCCAGTTATCTAGCAATATACACTGATCCTGTACATCTGTGGATTTTAAAGGTACTTTATTGAGAGCTTAACAGAGGATGGAAAAAATCAGAGATTTAATTTCTAACCCTTTTATACATTCAAAAAATGTGGTTTAATGCTATAGTTTGTATGTAAGCTCTATCACCTGTTTCAAACCTTGATGCTATTCAGCTGCTGGCTCTGCAGACCCAGTTCGAACTGTGACAGATGTGTCAGATGCTGTTGCTGCGTCTGCCATCATTCCTTTTGCTGCAGCTACTCCTGCTGCTGTTCCTAATACTACTCCTACTGCTAAACCTAgacttctttcttctttcattaATTTTATTGCTCCACCAAAGAATGCACCCAGTAGAGCTCCTGTTGTAACTCCTGCAGCTTTTGACAACAGATTTTTAAACACAgattgttttgcctttgttgCAGTTTCCTCTTCTGTTAAGTCTGGAGATGACTGTTTGATGCGACCTTCCTCTTGTTGAATATTTCTTTTCACTTCTTGCAGCATCTCATTGGTGAAGTAGCCTCCTTTGTTTGCCTCAATAATCTTGTCAATGGTTTTGAGTAATTCTGCCACCTGGTACTGGTTGGTCCTGTATTCATCTCCCTGGTTGTTCTTCCAGTATTTGTTATCAATGACGTGGCAGCGGCCCCCACACTTCTTGATCAGATCGCCCAGACCTTCACTTTCATTCACAAACTTTTCGATCTTCATTCCCTCAGGAAGCTGGTCACCATGAGTAAAGATTATTATAGTAAATCTAAGCGCTTCATCTGAGAAATATTGATTAATTTTGTCTATTACAGCCTTTTCATGCTCTGTGTATTTCTCCACCTTGAGAACAATGAGAAACACATGAGGACCAGGAGCACATTCTGTGATACACTTCAATATTTCAGActtcatctcctcctcagacCTGTTTGTGTCAATAAATCCAGGAGTGTCAATAAAGAGCACTATTCTTCCACTGACTGACATGAACTTTGCCTGACATTCCTTTGTTCCAGATTTGGCAGTATGATCTACTTTAAACACAGCCTCTTTACACAGGGTGTTTGCAAAACTGCTCTTTCCAGCTCCAGTTTTTCCCAGGACCACAATCCTTCTTGCTGACTCTATAAAACAGTAATGATTCAGTGTCAGTTATTTGTCTATTGCTCTGTCTAAAAAGGTGCAAGAAATAGTATAGAAGCAGTAAAATATCACTTAAACCTTAATGACACtacaattaaaaaatgaatgtccagtctgttttttttttaagtgtaagTAGAATTGCATATTCTTTACAAATCAGTCAGCTTTGGCTTACAAGTAAATATGGAAAAGTAGAAAAGAGTTTAATTCCACAGACCATTGTGCAGTTTAGACCTGGTTGTTCAGCTAGATActgatataagataa is part of the Maylandia zebra isolate NMK-2024a linkage group LG3, Mzebra_GT3a, whole genome shotgun sequence genome and encodes:
- the LOC143417061 gene encoding GTPase IMAP family member 7-like; the encoded protein is MDESARRIVVLGKTGAGKSSFANTLCKEAVFKVDHTAKSGTKECQAKFMSVSGRIVLFIDTPGFIDTNRSEEEMKSEILKCITECAPGPHVFLIVLKVEKYTEHEKAVIDKINQYFSDEALRFTIIIFTHGDQLPEGMKIEKFVNESEGLGDLIKKCGGRCHVIDNKYWKNNQGDEYRTNQYQVAELLKTIDKIIEANKGGYFTNEMLQEVKRNIQQEEGRIKQSSPDLTEEETATKAKQSVFKNLLSKAAGVTTGALLGAFFGGAIKLMKEERSLGLAVGVVLGTAAGVAAAKGMMADAATASDTSVTVRTGSAEPAAE